From the genome of Delphinus delphis chromosome 8, mDelDel1.2, whole genome shotgun sequence, one region includes:
- the LOC132428971 gene encoding diphthamide biosynthesis protein 3-like, whose amino-acid sequence MAMFHDEVETEDFQHDKDSEKYFYPCPCGSNFCITKDQFTCGETVPAPSTNEELVKC is encoded by the exons ATGGCGATGTTTCACGACGAGGTGGAGACTGAGGACTTCCAACATGACAAGGACTCGGAGAAGTACTTCTACCCCTGCCCATGTGGGAGTAACTTCTGCATCACCAAGG ATCAGTTTACATGTGGAGAGACAGTCCCAGCCCCTTCCACCAACGAAGAACTAGTTAAATGTTGA